A stretch of the Lactuca sativa cultivar Salinas chromosome 9, Lsat_Salinas_v11, whole genome shotgun sequence genome encodes the following:
- the LOC111885506 gene encoding U-box domain-containing protein 9 — MAKSEVFEGDQSVAVAKVTTELKKELHRLVKAIIEDSSSEDENGFGCIDRANQTLQALKELKEGGGKQRSSSIKRLNDNNRNNNESSTSVWASCPQEFRCPLSKELMRDPVILSTGQTYDRPFIQKWLKAGNRICPRTQQVLSHTILTPNHLVRDMITQWCKNRGVQFPGPLQYPEQDGLTEADRDLFISLLKKMSSTQSEQKEAARTLRSLTKRMPSFRALFGESLEAIPQLLTPLAQNKSQTEIHPDLQEDLITTLLNLSIHDNNKKLVAETPMVIPLLLDALRSGTIETRSNAAATLFTLSALDSNKSLIGKAGALKPLIDLLEEGHPLAMKDVASAIFNLCITHENKARAVRDGGVRALLNKIKNRVHVDELLAILAMLSSNQKAVEEMGDLGAVSCLLSLIKETNCARNKENCIAVLYTICYYDRTKWKEMREEESNYGTLSQIMQNGTSRAKRKASGILDRLNRAINLTHTA; from the exons ATGGCGAAAAGTGAGGTCTTTGAAGGGGATCAGAGCGTGGCGGTGGCGAAGGTCACGACGGAGTTGAAGAAGGAATTGCATAGACTTGTGAAAGcgattattgaagattcatcatcgGAGGATGAAAATGGATTTGGATGTATTGACAGAGCGAATCAGACTTTGCAAGCTTTGAAGGAATTGAAAGAGGGAGGAGGGAAACAACGATCGTCTTCGATTAAACGGCTCAATGATAATAATCGTAACAACAATGAAAGTTCGACGTCGGTTTGGGCTTCTTGTCCACAGGAATTTCGTTGCCCTCTGTCTAAAGAACTCATGAGAGATCCTGTTATCCTCTCTACTGGTCAG ACATACGATAGGCCTTTTATCCAGAAATGGTTGAAAGCTGGAAACAGGATATGTCCTAGAACCCAACAAGTTCTTTCACACACCATTTTAACACCAAATCACTTGGTCAGAGACATGATAACCCAATGGTGTAAGAATCGTGGAGTCCAATTCCCTGGTCCTCTCCAATATCCAGAACAAGACGGGTTAACAGAAGCTGATCGTGATCTTTTCATCTCTCTTCTCAAGAAAATGTCATCTACACAATCTGAGCAAAAAGAAGCAGCCAGAACTTTAAGATCATTAACAAAGAGAATGCCTTCATTTCGTGCATTATTTGGTGAGTCTCTTGAAGCCATACCTCAGTTACTTACACCATTAGCCCAAAACAAATCTCAAACCGAAATCCACCCTGATCTTCAAGAAGATCTGATCACAACACTTCTGAATCTCTCAATCCATGACAACAACAAGAAACTCGTTGCAGAGACACCAATGGTGATTCCTCTGTTACTGGACGCATTAAGATCTGGAACAATTGAAACAAGAAGCAATGCAGCTGCTACCCTTTTCACTTTATCAGCTCTGGACTCCAATAAGTCCTTAATTGGAAAAGCAGGTGCTTTGAAACCACTTATTGATCTCTTGGAAGAAGGGCATCCGTTAGCAATGAAAGATGTTGCTTCTGCTATCTTTAATTTATGTATCACCCATGAAAATAAAGCTAGAGCTGTAAGAGATGGTGGTGTAAGGGCACTTTTGAATAAAATCAAGAACAGGGTCCACGTGGACGAGTTATTAGCCATTCTTGCGATGCTTTCAAGCAACCAAAAAGCTGTTGAAGAAATGGGGGATCTTGGAGCTGTTTCttgtttgctttctttaataaagGAGACCAATTGTGCACGAAATAAAGAAAACTGTATTGCTGTTTTATACACCATTTGTTACTATGATCGAACTAAATGGAAGGAAATGAGGGAAGAAGAGAGTAATTATGGAACACTTTCTCAAATCATGCAAAATGGGACTTCAAGGGCAAAAAGGAAAGCTAGTGGGATTCTTGATAGGCTTAATAGAGCGATCAATCTCACACACACCGCTTGA